A part of Rhopalosiphum maidis isolate BTI-1 chromosome 3, ASM367621v3, whole genome shotgun sequence genomic DNA contains:
- the LOC113556356 gene encoding facilitated trehalose transporter Tret1-like isoform X2, which produces MICFTQFLIGCSYSFSSTLVAELREPSSTIHLTIEEESWITSITILICPIGLLIIGILTDKFGRRKTVQIVYIPMALSWLIITFANSYTTLLIGKIILGIPFGVSTCMFLYISEISPANLRPLYTTLVTMTVGLGMMVECVLAMFFSWQTISGMMFVVSVANFLTLFMVPEPPMWLRSKGRNAEADEVDKWLDLAYVTHVTAAAAPSAAAVVERHAAVATTVDADVPATDADPPPSYWSLFLRRNVWMPTAITLTFFVCQQGSGVYVLLFYSMDVLRDCRVPWDSNTVSLFLSVARLMGGVGFAAMHRVPRRKLVVVSGGCMAVSLLVVVAYMSAFAGVQDPPFATTLIVAFIMFMFFALLAILPMPWILCGEVFPMEVKGVMNGVVQTCGYIMWFMICKIYPSMISNLGVEIVWSIFAFFCLLNVLFAIFIMPETKGKTLDEVLLYFEPQKQVEKFNIP; this is translated from the exons ATGATATGCTTCACTCAATTTCTCATCGGCTGTTCATATTCATTTTCATCTACACTTGTGGCAGAACTTCGAGAACCTTCATCAACAATACATTTGACTATAGAAGAGGAATCTTGGATAA CAAGTATTACAATACTTATATGTCCGATTGGTTTACTCATAATTGGAATATTAACGGATAAATTTGGTAGAAGAAAAACTGTTCAAATTGTCTATATACCAATGGCTTTAAGTtggttaataattacatttgcaAACTCGTATACAACATTGTTAATTGGGAAAATTATACTTGGAATCCCGTTCG GCGTGAGTACGTGCATGTTCCTGTACATTTCCGAAATATCTCCGGCCAACCTGCGGCCGCTGTACACAACGCTGGTCACCATGACCGTGGGCCTGGGCATGATGGTGGAATGCGTGCTGGCCATGTTCTTCAGCTGGCAAACCATATCCGGTATGATGTTCGTGGTGAGCGTGGCGAATTTTCTCACGCTGTTCATGGTGCCAGAACCGCCGATGTGGCTCAGGTCCAAGGGCCGGAACGCCGAGGCGGACGAGGTGGACAAGTGGCTGGACTTGGCCTACGTGACGCACGTGACGGCCGCGGCGGCGCCGTCGGCCGCTGCCGTGGTCGAACGACACGCCGCCGTAGCCACCACGGTGGACGCCGATGTGCCGGCCACAGACGCCGATCCGCCGCCATCGTACTGGTCGCTGTTCTTGCGGCGCAACGTGTGGATGCCCACGGCCATCACGCTGACATTCTTCGTCTGCCAGCAGGGCAGCGGCGTGTACGTGCTGCTGTTCTACTCGATGGACGTGCTCCGGGACTGCCGGGTGCCGTGGGACAGCAACACCGTCTCGCTGTTCCTGTCCGTGGCCCGGTTGATGGGCGGAGTGGGCTTCGCGGCGATGCACCGCGTCCCGCGACGGAAGCTCGTCGTGGTTTCCGGCGGATGCATGGCCGTGTCGCtgctcgtcgtcgtcgcctaCATGAGCGCGTTCGCCGGCGTCCAGGACCCGCCGTTCGCCACGACGCTCATCGTCGCGTTCATAATGTTCATGTTCTTCGCCCTGCTGGCCATTCTGCCGATGCCTTGGATACTGTGTGGCGAGGTTTTCCCGATGGAAGTGAAAG GTGTTATGAACGGAGTTGTACAGACATGTGGATATATTATGTGGTTTATGATTTGCAAAATATATCCATCAATGATCTCAAATTTAGGAGTGGAAATCGTTTGGTCGATATTTGCTTTCTTCTGTTTATTGAATGTGTTATTCGCCATATTTATAATGCCCGAAACTAAGGGAAAAACTCTAGATgaagttttattgtatttcgaACCACAGAAGCAAGTTGAGAAATTCAACATTCCGTAA
- the LOC113556356 gene encoding facilitated trehalose transporter Tret1-like isoform X1 gives MKHRQLKCHLKLLFCSTMICFTQFLIGCSYSFSSTLVAELREPSSTIHLTIEEESWITSITILICPIGLLIIGILTDKFGRRKTVQIVYIPMALSWLIITFANSYTTLLIGKIILGIPFGVSTCMFLYISEISPANLRPLYTTLVTMTVGLGMMVECVLAMFFSWQTISGMMFVVSVANFLTLFMVPEPPMWLRSKGRNAEADEVDKWLDLAYVTHVTAAAAPSAAAVVERHAAVATTVDADVPATDADPPPSYWSLFLRRNVWMPTAITLTFFVCQQGSGVYVLLFYSMDVLRDCRVPWDSNTVSLFLSVARLMGGVGFAAMHRVPRRKLVVVSGGCMAVSLLVVVAYMSAFAGVQDPPFATTLIVAFIMFMFFALLAILPMPWILCGEVFPMEVKGVMNGVVQTCGYIMWFMICKIYPSMISNLGVEIVWSIFAFFCLLNVLFAIFIMPETKGKTLDEVLLYFEPQKQVEKFNIP, from the exons atgaaacacaGACAACTAAAATGTCATTTGAAACTT TTATTCTGTTCCACTATGATATGCTTCACTCAATTTCTCATCGGCTGTTCATATTCATTTTCATCTACACTTGTGGCAGAACTTCGAGAACCTTCATCAACAATACATTTGACTATAGAAGAGGAATCTTGGATAA CAAGTATTACAATACTTATATGTCCGATTGGTTTACTCATAATTGGAATATTAACGGATAAATTTGGTAGAAGAAAAACTGTTCAAATTGTCTATATACCAATGGCTTTAAGTtggttaataattacatttgcaAACTCGTATACAACATTGTTAATTGGGAAAATTATACTTGGAATCCCGTTCG GCGTGAGTACGTGCATGTTCCTGTACATTTCCGAAATATCTCCGGCCAACCTGCGGCCGCTGTACACAACGCTGGTCACCATGACCGTGGGCCTGGGCATGATGGTGGAATGCGTGCTGGCCATGTTCTTCAGCTGGCAAACCATATCCGGTATGATGTTCGTGGTGAGCGTGGCGAATTTTCTCACGCTGTTCATGGTGCCAGAACCGCCGATGTGGCTCAGGTCCAAGGGCCGGAACGCCGAGGCGGACGAGGTGGACAAGTGGCTGGACTTGGCCTACGTGACGCACGTGACGGCCGCGGCGGCGCCGTCGGCCGCTGCCGTGGTCGAACGACACGCCGCCGTAGCCACCACGGTGGACGCCGATGTGCCGGCCACAGACGCCGATCCGCCGCCATCGTACTGGTCGCTGTTCTTGCGGCGCAACGTGTGGATGCCCACGGCCATCACGCTGACATTCTTCGTCTGCCAGCAGGGCAGCGGCGTGTACGTGCTGCTGTTCTACTCGATGGACGTGCTCCGGGACTGCCGGGTGCCGTGGGACAGCAACACCGTCTCGCTGTTCCTGTCCGTGGCCCGGTTGATGGGCGGAGTGGGCTTCGCGGCGATGCACCGCGTCCCGCGACGGAAGCTCGTCGTGGTTTCCGGCGGATGCATGGCCGTGTCGCtgctcgtcgtcgtcgcctaCATGAGCGCGTTCGCCGGCGTCCAGGACCCGCCGTTCGCCACGACGCTCATCGTCGCGTTCATAATGTTCATGTTCTTCGCCCTGCTGGCCATTCTGCCGATGCCTTGGATACTGTGTGGCGAGGTTTTCCCGATGGAAGTGAAAG GTGTTATGAACGGAGTTGTACAGACATGTGGATATATTATGTGGTTTATGATTTGCAAAATATATCCATCAATGATCTCAAATTTAGGAGTGGAAATCGTTTGGTCGATATTTGCTTTCTTCTGTTTATTGAATGTGTTATTCGCCATATTTATAATGCCCGAAACTAAGGGAAAAACTCTAGATgaagttttattgtatttcgaACCACAGAAGCAAGTTGAGAAATTCAACATTCCGTAA